The following are from one region of the Aequoribacter fuscus genome:
- the eno gene encoding phosphopyruvate hydratase, producing MKITQIEAFEVMDSRGNPTVMAEVTLESGAVGSACAPSGASTGSREALELRDGDKSRYLGKGVLTAVNNVNGPIAELLVGMSAFDQRALDDAMIQADGTDNKATFGANAILAVSLAAAKAAAQAQGLPLYQHIANLAGNTNLTMPVPMMNILNGGEHADNNVDIQEFMIQPVSATSFAEALRMGAEVFHNLKKVLSSRGLSTAVGDEGGFAPNLPSNEAALSVIAEAVSAAGYELGTDITLALDCAASEFYKDGQYVLSGENKSFSSEGFADYLADLAAKHPILSIEDGLDESDWEGWAYLTKQLGDKIQLVGDDLFVTNTAILKRGIEQSIGNSILIKFNQIGSLSETLDAIAMAQNAGFTAVISHRSGETEDTTIADLAVATGAGQIKTGSACRSDRVAKYNRLLRIEAQLGGKAPYRGRAEFSRA from the coding sequence ATGAAAATCACCCAAATTGAAGCCTTTGAAGTTATGGATTCGCGTGGCAACCCCACGGTTATGGCTGAGGTGACCTTGGAATCTGGCGCGGTCGGTTCGGCCTGCGCACCCTCTGGCGCCTCTACCGGGTCTAGAGAAGCACTGGAGCTGCGAGATGGCGATAAGTCGCGCTATCTAGGTAAAGGCGTCTTGACGGCCGTTAACAACGTCAACGGCCCAATTGCTGAGTTGTTGGTCGGTATGTCGGCGTTCGATCAACGTGCGCTCGACGATGCTATGATCCAAGCCGATGGCACCGATAACAAAGCGACCTTCGGCGCGAATGCGATCTTGGCAGTTTCGTTAGCGGCAGCGAAAGCCGCGGCACAAGCTCAAGGCTTACCCTTATACCAGCATATTGCCAATTTGGCCGGCAACACCAATTTAACGATGCCGGTGCCTATGATGAATATCTTGAATGGCGGTGAGCACGCCGACAACAACGTCGATATTCAAGAATTCATGATTCAACCGGTATCAGCGACTTCGTTCGCTGAGGCCTTACGCATGGGTGCTGAGGTATTTCACAACCTGAAAAAAGTACTGAGTTCGCGAGGTTTATCGACGGCCGTGGGTGATGAAGGGGGGTTTGCACCAAACCTGCCATCGAATGAAGCGGCTCTGAGTGTGATTGCCGAGGCAGTGAGTGCGGCAGGCTATGAATTGGGTACCGATATCACCTTGGCGCTCGATTGTGCAGCCTCTGAGTTTTACAAAGACGGGCAGTACGTGCTGTCTGGCGAAAATAAGAGCTTCTCGAGTGAGGGCTTTGCGGACTACCTGGCTGACTTGGCGGCTAAACACCCCATTCTGTCGATTGAAGATGGTTTAGACGAGTCAGACTGGGAAGGCTGGGCGTATTTGACCAAGCAGTTGGGTGACAAAATTCAGCTGGTGGGTGACGATTTGTTTGTGACCAATACGGCGATCTTGAAGCGCGGTATCGAGCAGAGTATCGGCAATTCGATTCTGATTAAATTTAACCAAATTGGTTCCTTGTCAGAAACGCTCGACGCTATTGCTATGGCCCAAAATGCGGGATTCACAGCAGTGATATCGCACCGTTCAGGCGAGACCGAAGATACCACGATTGCAGATTTGGCCGTTGCAACTGGCGCGGGTCAGATCAAAACGGGTTCAGCCTGTCGTTCTGACCGCGTTGCAAAATACAACCGCTTGCTGCGAATCGAAGCTCAGTTGGGTGGTAAAGCTCCGTATCGCGGCAGAGCGGAGTTTTCTCGCGCTTAA
- the oadA gene encoding sodium-extruding oxaloacetate decarboxylase subunit alpha, with protein MTKTPLGITDVVLRDAHQSLLATRFRLEDMLPIASELDKVGFWSVETWGGATFDACIRYLGEDPWERIRELKKAMPNTPQQMLLRGQNILGYRHYADDVVDAFVERAAINGVDVFRVFDAMNDVRNLQTAMAAVKRVGKHAQGTLSYTLSPVHTLDMWVDMGKRLEDMGADSIAIKDMAGLLRPYEGFELVSRLKASCEIPIHMQCHATTGLSTATILKCVEAGIDNVDTAISSMSMTYGHSPTESVVSILQGTDRDTGLDIGLLESIAAYFRKVRKQYAEFEGSLRGVDSRILVAQVPGGMLTNMENQLREQGAVDRLDEVLEEIPSVREDLGYIPLVTPTSQIVGTQAVMNVLSGERYKSISRETAGVLKGEYGATPASVNVELQARVLEGAEPITCRPADLLAPELQTLTKELEQLAAEQGIELDADNRIDDVLTYALFPQVGLKFLQNRGDMSAFEPHPKNRAEPKAAAVSAPSAGGTEVYDVAVNGKVYSVQVAPSGELGAIVERALATEPAAASAVRTPTAGASIVAPLAGTIVRVPVRVGDRVSQGDVVLILEAMKMETEIRAPADGIVNSIDVTAGDSVAIGMNLMVIG; from the coding sequence TTGACTAAAACGCCTTTGGGTATTACCGACGTCGTTCTTCGAGACGCCCACCAATCGCTTTTGGCGACCCGATTCCGTTTGGAGGATATGCTGCCCATAGCCAGCGAGTTGGATAAAGTCGGTTTTTGGTCGGTTGAGACCTGGGGCGGCGCAACGTTTGATGCCTGTATCCGTTATTTGGGTGAAGATCCCTGGGAGCGCATCAGAGAACTGAAAAAAGCCATGCCCAATACGCCTCAACAAATGCTCTTGCGCGGTCAAAATATATTGGGTTACCGGCATTATGCAGACGATGTTGTTGACGCGTTTGTTGAGCGTGCGGCCATTAATGGCGTTGACGTGTTCCGAGTGTTTGACGCGATGAATGATGTGCGCAACCTGCAAACGGCCATGGCGGCAGTCAAACGGGTGGGCAAACATGCCCAAGGCACGCTGTCTTATACCCTAAGCCCTGTGCACACATTGGATATGTGGGTCGATATGGGTAAACGCCTTGAGGATATGGGCGCAGACTCGATTGCCATCAAGGACATGGCAGGCTTGCTGCGACCTTACGAGGGTTTCGAATTGGTGTCGCGCTTGAAGGCTAGCTGTGAGATCCCAATTCATATGCAATGCCACGCGACGACCGGTTTGTCGACGGCGACTATCTTAAAGTGCGTCGAGGCGGGTATTGATAACGTCGATACGGCAATTTCTTCAATGTCGATGACCTATGGTCATTCTCCTACTGAGTCTGTGGTGTCAATTTTGCAAGGCACGGACCGTGATACAGGGTTAGATATCGGCTTGCTAGAATCGATCGCAGCCTATTTTCGCAAAGTTCGTAAGCAATATGCCGAGTTTGAGGGCTCACTGCGGGGGGTTGATTCACGTATCTTGGTCGCACAAGTCCCCGGCGGCATGCTCACCAATATGGAAAATCAACTGCGTGAGCAGGGTGCAGTCGATCGCTTAGACGAGGTCCTGGAGGAAATCCCCAGTGTGCGAGAAGATCTAGGCTACATTCCCCTGGTGACCCCCACCTCGCAAATTGTTGGTACGCAGGCGGTTATGAATGTGTTGTCTGGGGAGCGCTACAAGTCGATTTCGCGCGAAACGGCAGGTGTACTTAAAGGCGAGTATGGTGCTACGCCCGCCTCGGTCAATGTCGAGTTGCAGGCGCGCGTGCTCGAAGGTGCAGAACCCATTACCTGCCGGCCAGCAGATTTGTTAGCTCCAGAACTGCAAACGTTAACAAAAGAGCTCGAGCAGCTGGCAGCAGAGCAGGGTATTGAGCTCGACGCCGACAATAGGATTGACGATGTGTTGACCTATGCCTTGTTCCCTCAGGTGGGTCTTAAATTTCTTCAGAACCGCGGTGATATGTCGGCATTTGAACCGCACCCTAAGAATCGTGCTGAGCCCAAAGCGGCTGCGGTTAGCGCGCCCAGTGCGGGTGGCACAGAGGTTTATGATGTTGCCGTCAACGGTAAAGTATACAGCGTTCAAGTTGCGCCCAGTGGCGAGCTCGGTGCGATCGTGGAGCGCGCTTTAGCCACAGAACCTGCTGCAGCCAGCGCTGTCCGCACCCCAACTGCGGGAGCTTCAATTGTTGCGCCACTCGCGGGCACCATTGTGCGTGTTCCTGTACGTGTGGGTGACAGAGTCTCACAGGGGGACGTGGTGTTAATTTTGGAAGCCATGAAAATGGAAACCGAAATTCGCGCTCCGGCCGATGGTATCGTTAATTCGATTGATGTCACGGCCGGCGATTCTGTAGCGATCGGCATGAATTTGATGGTGATCGGTTAA
- a CDS encoding sodium ion-translocating decarboxylase subunit beta, producing the protein MEKLLLLWSSSGLAQAEMGQVVMIAVCLLLLYLAINKGFEPLLLLPIGFGGVLANIPGAGLASPVLENAVHFGSAALIDQLNLLAGADNLSGKALLHLLEGLAPADRLLAESYAHAAGFSDGMLYQFYSVAIGSGIAPLVIFMGVGAMTDFGPLLANPKTLILGAAAQFGIFATVLGAVGLSALGLMDFSLADAAAIGIIGGADGPTAIYVSSILAPDLLGAIAVAAYSYMALVPLIQPPIMRALTTVDERKIVMSQLRDVSRREKVLFPIILLVLVALLLPDAAPLLGMFCLGNLMRESGVVDRLSDTAQNALINITTIFLGLSVGAKLVADKFLDVNTLGILALGIVAFSIGTAAGILMAKCLNLFSKQKVNPLIGSAGVSAVPMAARVSNKLGLEADPQNFLLMHAMGPNVAGVIGSAVAAGVMIALVGA; encoded by the coding sequence ATGGAAAAGCTGTTATTGCTGTGGTCATCGTCAGGATTGGCCCAAGCGGAAATGGGGCAAGTCGTTATGATTGCCGTTTGTTTACTGTTGTTGTACCTGGCGATCAATAAGGGGTTCGAACCCCTTTTGCTTTTGCCCATCGGTTTCGGAGGTGTTCTTGCGAATATTCCCGGGGCCGGTTTGGCCTCACCCGTGCTTGAGAACGCCGTTCATTTTGGGTCGGCCGCCTTGATTGACCAGCTTAATCTGCTCGCAGGTGCGGACAATCTCTCGGGTAAGGCGCTTCTTCATCTTCTTGAAGGGTTGGCTCCCGCGGATCGCCTGTTGGCCGAGAGCTATGCTCATGCCGCGGGATTTAGCGATGGCATGCTGTATCAGTTTTACTCGGTGGCCATTGGCTCGGGTATAGCCCCCTTAGTCATTTTTATGGGCGTGGGTGCTATGACCGATTTTGGCCCCTTGCTGGCCAACCCCAAAACCCTCATTTTGGGTGCTGCGGCACAGTTCGGCATTTTTGCCACGGTGTTAGGTGCTGTGGGTTTAAGTGCGCTCGGTCTGATGGACTTTAGTTTGGCTGACGCTGCAGCGATTGGCATTATCGGCGGTGCTGATGGCCCGACCGCGATTTATGTTTCAAGCATCCTAGCGCCGGATTTGTTGGGCGCTATTGCGGTGGCAGCTTACTCTTATATGGCCCTTGTGCCATTGATTCAGCCACCGATTATGCGAGCACTGACAACAGTGGATGAGCGCAAAATTGTCATGAGCCAATTACGCGACGTGTCGCGCCGAGAAAAAGTGCTATTCCCGATCATACTTCTGGTCTTGGTTGCACTGCTGTTGCCAGATGCCGCGCCTTTGTTGGGTATGTTTTGCTTGGGTAATTTAATGCGAGAGAGCGGGGTAGTTGATCGCTTGTCAGATACAGCCCAGAACGCCTTGATTAACATCACCACGATCTTTTTGGGTTTGTCGGTAGGCGCCAAACTGGTGGCCGACAAATTTTTAGATGTGAACACGCTGGGTATTCTTGCTCTGGGTATTGTTGCGTTCTCGATTGGTACAGCGGCCGGTATTTTGATGGCTAAATGTCTGAATCTGTTCTCCAAGCAAAAAGTGAATCCATTGATCGGATCTGCGGGGGTATCTGCCGTACCTATGGCTGCGCGCGTTTCGAATAAATTGGGGCTTGAGGCCGATCCGCAAAACTTTTTGCTGATGCACGCGATGGGTCCGAATGTGGCGGGTGTTATTGGATCTGCTGTGGCGGCTGGCGTCATGATCGCGTTGGTGGGTGCTTAA
- a CDS encoding CTP synthase, producing MTRYVFVTGGVVSSLGKGIAAASLAAILEARGLKVTLLKLDPYINVDPGTMSPFQHGEVFVTEDGAETDLDLGHYERFTRTTMRKTNNFTTGKVYSEVLRKERRGDYLGGTVQVIPHITDEIKRRVQLGAGDADVAVVEIGGTVGDIESQPFLEAARQMRVELGASRAMLMHLTLVPYIATAGEIKTKPTQHSVKELRSIGLQPDILLCRCTVEIDESARKKIALFTNVEERAVIPLLDAKSIYAVPKHLHECHLDQVVVERLGLQCPPADLSEWDDVLAREFAEDLPTVRIAMVGKYMDLLDAYKSLNEALKHAGLQAMARVEVDYIDAEQIEEEGTSVLEGVDAILVPGGFGDRGFEGKIQTVQYAREHKVPFLGICLGMHVAMIEFARNAVGLDDANSTEMDPSTPHPVIGLITEWVNPDGSTSQRSAASDLGGTMRLGAQPCHLVEGSKVRALYGAETIEERHRHRYEVNNTYLDRLAEQGLQVVGWSADHSLVEIIEIPNHPWFVACQFHPEFTSRPRGGHPLFTGYIKAALDASSKRAEA from the coding sequence ATGACGCGATACGTATTCGTCACAGGTGGAGTGGTTTCTTCTTTGGGTAAAGGCATTGCTGCGGCTTCGCTTGCGGCCATCCTCGAGGCCCGTGGTCTTAAAGTGACACTTCTGAAACTGGACCCCTATATTAACGTCGATCCGGGCACGATGAGCCCTTTCCAGCACGGTGAGGTTTTCGTGACGGAAGACGGTGCCGAAACGGACTTGGACTTGGGGCACTACGAGCGGTTTACGCGCACGACAATGCGTAAAACAAACAACTTTACGACGGGAAAAGTGTACTCCGAGGTCTTGCGTAAAGAACGCCGCGGGGACTATTTGGGCGGCACAGTTCAGGTGATTCCGCATATCACTGACGAGATCAAGCGCAGAGTGCAGCTCGGTGCAGGCGATGCTGACGTCGCGGTGGTCGAAATTGGTGGTACGGTGGGCGATATCGAAAGCCAGCCCTTCCTGGAAGCAGCCCGTCAAATGCGAGTAGAGCTCGGGGCTTCCAGAGCGATGCTGATGCACTTAACGCTGGTGCCCTACATTGCAACCGCCGGCGAGATTAAAACCAAACCTACGCAACACTCGGTCAAGGAGTTGCGGTCTATTGGTTTGCAGCCCGATATTCTGTTGTGCCGTTGTACTGTCGAAATCGATGAGAGCGCACGTAAAAAAATCGCATTGTTTACCAACGTAGAAGAGCGCGCCGTTATCCCTCTGTTAGATGCTAAATCGATCTACGCGGTGCCCAAGCATTTGCACGAGTGTCATCTTGACCAAGTGGTCGTCGAGCGTCTGGGTTTGCAGTGTCCGCCAGCTGATTTGTCCGAGTGGGATGATGTGCTGGCTCGAGAATTTGCAGAAGATCTTCCGACCGTACGCATCGCGATGGTAGGCAAATACATGGATTTGCTCGATGCCTACAAATCGTTGAACGAAGCACTGAAGCATGCTGGCTTGCAAGCTATGGCGCGGGTCGAAGTGGATTACATTGATGCAGAGCAAATTGAAGAGGAAGGCACCAGCGTATTAGAAGGCGTCGACGCCATTTTGGTCCCTGGTGGTTTTGGGGATCGAGGCTTTGAAGGCAAAATTCAAACCGTTCAGTATGCACGCGAGCACAAGGTGCCGTTCTTGGGCATTTGTCTTGGCATGCATGTGGCGATGATAGAGTTTGCGCGCAATGCCGTGGGTCTTGACGATGCCAATTCAACGGAAATGGACCCCAGCACGCCCCATCCCGTTATCGGTCTTATCACTGAATGGGTGAACCCCGATGGCAGTACCTCGCAGCGGTCGGCGGCTTCCGACTTGGGCGGTACGATGCGTTTGGGTGCGCAACCCTGCCACTTAGTCGAGGGTTCTAAAGTGCGGGCTCTGTACGGTGCTGAAACAATTGAAGAGCGACACCGTCATCGCTATGAGGTCAACAATACCTACCTCGACCGCTTGGCTGAACAAGGTTTGCAAGTGGTTGGCTGGTCGGCAGATCACTCGTTGGTCGAGATTATCGAAATCCCCAATCACCCGTGGTTTGTTGCGTGTCAGTTCCATCCTGAATTTACGTCGCGACCGCGAGGTGGACATCCCTTGTTTACGGGTTATATCAAAGCGGCCCTAGATGCGAGCTCAAAGCGCGCAGAAGCCTAG
- a CDS encoding acetyl-CoA carboxylase carboxyltransferase subunit alpha, whose product MNPNYLDFEQPIAELEAKIEELQLVGAGDGIDIAEEIQTLRGKSAKLTEKIYANLSPWDIVKVARHPQRPYSLDYIPRIFTEFDELHGDRHFGDDKAIIGGVARLNGEPVMVIGQEKGRSVKDKVYRNFGMPKPEGYRKALRLMEMAERFKMPVVTLIDTPGAYPGIDSEERGISEAIAQNLAVMSRLKTPIVCVVIGEGSSGGALGIGVGDHLAMLQYSTYFVISPEGCANIIWKSSEFAPDAAAAMGVTSSVLQDLGIVDATIPEPMGGAHRDIDGMASRIKSHVETELARLKSQSLDDVLAARYDRLLSIGN is encoded by the coding sequence ATGAACCCGAATTATTTGGATTTCGAACAACCTATCGCTGAGCTCGAGGCTAAGATCGAGGAGCTGCAATTGGTAGGCGCCGGTGACGGTATCGATATCGCGGAAGAAATCCAAACACTGCGTGGCAAAAGCGCCAAGCTTACGGAGAAAATTTACGCAAACTTGAGCCCGTGGGACATTGTTAAAGTGGCTCGTCATCCTCAGCGTCCATACAGCCTGGATTATATCCCGAGAATTTTTACTGAATTTGATGAGCTCCACGGCGATCGTCATTTCGGCGACGATAAGGCGATTATCGGCGGTGTGGCGCGCCTGAACGGCGAGCCGGTCATGGTGATTGGTCAAGAAAAAGGACGTTCCGTCAAAGACAAAGTCTATCGAAATTTTGGTATGCCCAAGCCTGAAGGCTACCGCAAAGCGTTACGCCTGATGGAAATGGCCGAACGTTTTAAAATGCCTGTCGTGACTTTAATTGATACTCCGGGAGCCTACCCAGGTATTGATTCTGAAGAGCGGGGCATTAGCGAGGCTATTGCGCAAAATTTGGCCGTGATGTCGCGCCTAAAAACGCCGATTGTGTGCGTGGTCATTGGCGAGGGAAGTTCAGGCGGTGCCTTGGGAATCGGAGTGGGTGACCACTTGGCGATGCTGCAATATTCGACGTATTTCGTGATCTCTCCTGAAGGTTGCGCCAACATTATCTGGAAAAGCTCAGAATTCGCGCCCGATGCGGCAGCGGCGATGGGGGTGACGTCCTCTGTTCTGCAGGATTTGGGCATTGTCGATGCGACGATTCCCGAGCCTATGGGAGGGGCGCATCGAGATATCGATGGTATGGCGAGCAGAATTAAATCTCATGTCGAGACCGAGCTGGCGCGCTTGAAATCGCAGTCCCTAGACGACGTTCTGGCGGCTCGCTACGATCGCTTGCTCTCTATTGGTAATTAG
- a CDS encoding OadG family protein: MIAQYLRSVELMEPLISQGLTLMFYGMTTVVLFLLLLVLAMRVLAWFVSLSPTQAVKPASTSTLASGASPNEETVAAIAAAVKRYRDRT, translated from the coding sequence ATGATAGCCCAATACTTACGTTCGGTGGAGCTTATGGAGCCTTTAATCAGTCAAGGACTGACCCTGATGTTCTATGGTATGACGACGGTCGTGCTATTTTTACTGCTGCTGGTGCTTGCTATGCGAGTATTGGCCTGGTTCGTGAGCTTGTCCCCCACTCAAGCAGTTAAGCCAGCGTCTACGTCGACGTTGGCATCCGGCGCGAGCCCAAATGAAGAGACCGTCGCTGCAATCGCTGCGGCGGTAAAACGTTATCGCGATCGCACATAG
- a CDS encoding tRNA dihydrouridine synthase, translating to MSPLTLMLAPMEGVIDHTMRALLTRLGPYQRCVTEFLRVTDKLLPERVFHKICPELKQAGVTSNNTPVYLQLLGSNPQILAKNALRAVDLGAKGIDLNFGCPAKTVNKSKGGASLLQTPDLVGDIVACVRDQVPSHIPVTAKVRLGFSDDTLFETLIRRLDKAAPTEITVHARTKVQGYKPPAHWHRINDVKSLTDIPIVANGEVWSTADALQCANVSGCDRLMLARGALMRPELGRLIRQEQNNQQQEVLPWRQIAALLLEFFEAQGHHYDAKYTPSPVKQWLVYLKHYHSQAALLFEQVKRIKDPLEFGKALEIHLRSTDA from the coding sequence GTGTCACCGCTCACACTCATGCTGGCCCCCATGGAAGGTGTCATAGACCACACCATGCGAGCACTCTTAACGCGATTGGGGCCTTACCAGCGCTGCGTGACCGAGTTCTTGCGGGTCACCGACAAGCTCTTACCTGAGCGTGTTTTTCATAAGATCTGCCCAGAGCTTAAACAGGCGGGCGTAACGTCGAATAACACGCCAGTGTATCTCCAGCTTTTGGGCAGCAATCCCCAGATATTGGCCAAAAACGCCCTGCGAGCGGTTGATCTGGGCGCTAAGGGCATCGACTTAAATTTTGGTTGCCCAGCCAAAACTGTCAATAAGTCCAAGGGTGGTGCGTCGCTCTTACAAACGCCCGACCTTGTCGGTGACATCGTTGCCTGCGTTCGCGATCAGGTACCGTCCCACATACCTGTCACCGCCAAAGTTCGATTGGGCTTCTCCGACGACACGCTCTTCGAGACCCTAATACGCCGGCTAGATAAGGCTGCTCCTACCGAGATTACAGTTCACGCGCGGACCAAAGTGCAAGGTTACAAGCCGCCGGCGCACTGGCACCGCATTAACGACGTTAAGTCACTCACAGACATCCCGATTGTCGCTAACGGTGAAGTTTGGAGTACCGCAGACGCCCTACAATGCGCCAATGTCTCGGGTTGCGATCGCTTGATGTTAGCGCGTGGCGCCCTTATGCGCCCGGAGCTGGGGCGATTGATTCGACAAGAGCAAAACAATCAACAACAGGAAGTGCTGCCATGGCGCCAAATTGCAGCGCTACTGCTCGAGTTTTTTGAAGCGCAAGGCCATCACTACGACGCTAAATATACACCAAGCCCGGTCAAGCAATGGCTGGTGTATCTAAAACACTATCACAGTCAAGCTGCGCTGCTATTCGAGCAAGTAAAACGCATCAAAGACCCATTAGAATTTGGCAAGGCACTGGAGATACACTTACGGTCGACAGACGCGTAG
- the tilS gene encoding tRNA lysidine(34) synthetase TilS translates to MGLLGKYPHVEQFLLRYIDAPRWLLGVSGGADSVALMAFVRALGDAHDIPPVTVIYIDHGLHPDSANWGVLVERVSKQLSFAFEARSVVVVESGGGLEEAARAARYRAFEDLICEQDVLMTAHHQDDQLETFLMRAFRGAGPEGLRSMLPERSLGVGLLIRPLLGVARNDLVQIATAIAPDYVLDPSNLDTRYDRGFLRQELVPLIRARWPQAAVSVGRSIELLQAMWDKQNTLQVPTIRALTGEPILEVPLGLNASALAHLVRAWLAELSLYRPSKAQLDEFVRQLEGVKNDQGPILQTGHYALRFYAGSIYCCSDIANVGSEMTLYEADSELCAESALGLFKVVNLPEALQGRFSARTPLAGESCRTHSKQPSRKLTKLLHEWRVPPWWRSAVVVMCVDDRVVSVLNRVVDSDLLAQIHPTIAGLRVDWQHQLIEKSPFVYRQVSQ, encoded by the coding sequence ATGGGCTTGTTAGGCAAGTACCCGCACGTCGAGCAGTTTTTACTGCGCTATATTGACGCGCCGCGTTGGCTCTTGGGTGTCAGCGGCGGCGCTGATTCTGTCGCCCTGATGGCGTTCGTGCGTGCCCTGGGTGACGCGCACGACATCCCCCCGGTAACCGTTATTTACATCGATCATGGTTTGCATCCTGACAGCGCCAATTGGGGTGTTTTGGTTGAGCGAGTCTCTAAGCAGCTTAGCTTTGCGTTCGAAGCGAGGTCGGTGGTGGTTGTCGAGTCTGGTGGCGGGCTAGAAGAGGCGGCTCGTGCCGCTCGGTACCGTGCATTTGAAGACCTCATATGCGAGCAAGATGTGCTAATGACCGCGCATCATCAAGACGATCAGTTAGAAACCTTCTTAATGCGCGCGTTTCGAGGTGCGGGGCCGGAAGGCTTGAGATCTATGTTGCCTGAGCGGTCTTTGGGGGTCGGTTTGCTCATTCGCCCTTTATTAGGCGTTGCTAGGAACGATTTGGTACAAATTGCGACAGCGATTGCACCCGATTATGTGCTCGATCCCAGCAATCTGGACACACGGTATGATCGCGGTTTCCTGCGACAAGAGCTCGTACCTTTGATTCGTGCTCGCTGGCCACAAGCGGCCGTTTCGGTGGGGCGCTCGATAGAGCTTCTGCAAGCGATGTGGGACAAACAGAATACGTTGCAGGTACCGACGATACGCGCGCTGACCGGCGAGCCAATCTTAGAGGTACCTCTGGGGCTAAACGCCAGTGCACTGGCACACTTAGTTCGCGCTTGGTTGGCCGAGCTAAGCCTGTACCGGCCCTCGAAAGCTCAGTTAGATGAGTTTGTTCGGCAGCTCGAAGGCGTAAAAAATGATCAAGGCCCGATACTTCAAACAGGTCATTACGCTTTGCGTTTCTATGCCGGTAGTATTTACTGCTGCTCAGATATCGCCAATGTTGGTTCCGAAATGACGCTGTATGAGGCTGATTCCGAACTTTGCGCAGAGTCTGCTTTGGGTCTGTTTAAGGTGGTCAATCTCCCGGAGGCGTTACAGGGGCGGTTTAGTGCTCGTACGCCGCTTGCAGGTGAATCTTGCAGAACGCATAGCAAACAGCCAAGTCGTAAATTGACAAAATTGCTGCACGAGTGGCGAGTTCCACCCTGGTGGCGCAGCGCAGTAGTTGTGATGTGTGTTGATGATCGTGTGGTCAGCGTTCTGAATCGAGTGGTTGATAGTGACTTGTTAGCCCAAATTCACCCGACAATTGCGGGGCTGAGGGTCGATTGGCAGCACCAGCTAATCGAAAAATCACCGTTTGTCTATCGGCAAGTTTCGCAATAA
- the kdsA gene encoding 3-deoxy-8-phosphooctulonate synthase yields the protein MNQNAVELGDIRFSNEAPFVLLGGINVIEDLDFTLSVAAEYVRVCQTLNIPLVFKASFDKANRSSIHSFRGPGMDEGLRILAAVKAEFGVPVITDIHAPEQAAPVAEVADILQLPAFLARQTDLVQAMAETGRVINIKKPQFVSPSQMRNIVEKFVECGNGQLLLCERGSQFGYDNLVVDMLGFGVMKRECNNAPLIFDVTHALQCRDPGGAASGGRRHQVAELGRAGMALGLAGLFLESHPDPSKAKCDGPSALPLELLAPFLAQMKAVDDVVKAQAELIIE from the coding sequence ATGAATCAAAACGCTGTCGAACTCGGCGACATTCGTTTCTCTAACGAAGCGCCGTTCGTTCTGCTAGGCGGTATTAATGTCATTGAGGATTTGGACTTTACGCTTTCGGTTGCAGCCGAGTATGTGCGCGTTTGCCAAACCCTGAATATCCCGTTGGTATTTAAAGCCTCTTTCGATAAAGCTAATCGTTCATCCATTCATTCATTTCGCGGCCCAGGCATGGACGAAGGCTTACGAATTCTCGCGGCAGTAAAAGCTGAGTTCGGTGTGCCGGTCATCACCGATATTCACGCTCCAGAGCAGGCCGCACCTGTTGCCGAAGTTGCGGATATCCTGCAGTTGCCTGCGTTCTTGGCGCGTCAGACCGATCTGGTACAGGCAATGGCTGAAACTGGACGTGTGATTAATATCAAAAAGCCGCAGTTTGTCAGCCCCTCGCAGATGCGCAATATTGTGGAAAAGTTCGTTGAATGCGGCAACGGTCAGCTGTTGTTGTGTGAGCGCGGCAGTCAGTTCGGTTACGACAATCTTGTGGTCGATATGCTGGGCTTTGGCGTGATGAAACGGGAGTGTAATAACGCCCCTCTTATTTTCGATGTGACTCATGCTTTGCAGTGTCGCGATCCCGGTGGCGCGGCCTCGGGTGGTCGTCGGCATCAAGTGGCCGAGCTCGGGCGCGCGGGCATGGCCTTGGGCTTGGCGGGCTTGTTTTTAGAGTCGCACCCCGATCCCAGCAAAGCCAAGTGTGATGGTCCCAGTGCTCTGCCGCTTGAACTTTTGGCGCCTTTCTTGGCGCAAATGAAAGCGGTTGACGATGTTGTCAAAGCGCAAGCCGAATTAATTATTGAGTAA